From one Brachypodium distachyon strain Bd21 chromosome 4, Brachypodium_distachyon_v3.0, whole genome shotgun sequence genomic stretch:
- the LOC100834251 gene encoding uncharacterized protein LOC100834251: MERTSASLCLVITLLAFYFLVPSNAIPLSRVQKLVALQENSEMLSVEESTPKPELETGRVVPVDDEVMIGARMALETQDYAPSGPNNHHKPPGWS; encoded by the exons ATGGAGAGAACCTCAGCATCACTCTGCCTAGTGATCACCTTGTTGGCATTCTACTTCTTGGTTCCCTCGAATGCTATACCTCTCTCAA GAGTGCAGAAGCTGGTGGCTTTGCAAGAGAACAGTGAGATGCTATCGGTTGAAGAAAGCACTCCAAAGCCAGAG CTGGAGACGGGAAGAGTGGTCCCGGTGGACGACGAGGTGATGATCGGCGCGAGGATGGCGCTGGAGACGCAGGACTACGCGCCCTCAGGCCCGAACAACCACCACAAACCACCTGGCTGGAGCTGA
- the LOC100834551 gene encoding pentatricopeptide repeat-containing protein At2g36730: MAQPSPTTTSVEHLRLHGMALATLIAGAATVHHIRQLHAHVITSGRLPTVGPILLPRLISLPSPDLQLAQRLLLSLPSPPLALYNLLLPPLASSLEPSAAARLFLHLRRSGLFPDAHTLPHVLKALAGLAPGSLPLVASTHAEAIKDGLECAVVYVRNALMAAYSSCGHLAGAIQVFDEMPRRTVVSWNTALTACVDNDYHSGCVGLFSAMVEAGFHPDQTTFVCMMSAAAELGNLPLGKWAHGQVVARRLDMTLQLGTATVNMYAKCGMVSYARRLFERMPAWNVWTWSAMIMGFAQNGLAWEALKLFERMKGASIAPNYVTFLGLLCACSHAGLVDEGRQFFREMRHVYRIEPMMRHYSAMVDVLGRNGRLQEAYDFVMDMPVEADPVVWRTLLGACQLQSSKDCIDIVSKVQKRLLELEPRRSGNYVMVANIYSDIGSWDEAAKARRLMREGGMKKMAGESCVEVGGQVHCFISGDDSCPEYHGAFSIVHELDLNMRKCEPIDGVSLIDVH, from the coding sequence atggcccagcccagcccaacaacaaccagcgTCGAGCACCTCCGTCTCCATGGCATGGCCCTTGCCACTctcatcgccggcgccgccaccgtgcaCCATATACGGCAGCTCCACGCCCACGTCATCACTTCTGGCCGCCTCCCGACCGTTGGCcccatcctcctcccccgcctcaTTTCCCTGCCCTCCCCCGACCTCCAGCTCGCCCAGCGTCTCCTCCTgtccctcccctccccgccCCTCGCGCTCTACaacctcctccttcccccgCTCGCCTCCTCGCTTGAACCATCCGCCGCGGCccgcctcttcctccacctccgccgcagcGGCCTATTCCCCGACGCCCACACGCTCCCGCACGTCCTCAAGGCCCTCGCGGGTCTCGCCCCGGGCTCCCTCCCCCTCGTCGCCTCCACCCACGCGGAGGCCATCAAGGATGGCCTAGAGTGCGCCGTGGTCTACGTCCGGAACGCCCTCATGGCCGCGTACTCTTCCTGCGGTCATCTGGCGGGCGCCATCcaggtgttcgacgaaatgccgCGCCGCACCGTGGTGTcctggaacaccgcgctcACTGCCTGCGTGGACAACGACTACCACAGCGGTTGCGTCGGCCTGTTTTCTGCAATGGTAGAAGCTGGGTTCCATCCCGACCAGACCACGTTCGTGTGCATGATGTCCGCAGCTGCGGAGCTGGGCAACCTACCGCTTGGCAAGTGGGCGCACGGGCAGGTCGTCGCAAGGCGGTTGGACATGACGCTTCAGCTTGGCACAGCAACAGTGAACATGTACGCCAAGTGCGGCATGGTAAGTTATGCGAGGCGCTTGTTTGAAAGGATGCCAGCGTGGAATGTCTGGACTTGGAGTGCAATGATCATGGGGTTTGCACAAAATGGATTGGCATGGGAAGCACTTAAGCTATTCGAAAGGATGAAGGGTGCATCCATCGCGCCCAACTATGTCACATTTCTCGGGCTGCTCTGCGCATGTAGCCATGCTGGACTGGTCGACGAGGGACGTCAGTTCTTCCGTGAAATGCGGCATGTATACAGGATTGAGCCAATGATGAGACACTACAGCGCTATGGTTGATGTCCTAGGGCGCAACGGTCGCCTCCAGGAAGCTTATGACTTTGTTATGGACATGCCTGTCGAGGCTGACCCAGTTGTCTGGAGGACATTGTTGGGCGCCTGCCAACTGCAGAGCTCCAAGGACTGCATCGACATTGTCAGCAAGGTGCAGAAGCGATTGCTTGAGCTGGAGCCCAGGAGAAGCGGGAACTATGTGATGGTCGCCAACATCTACTCTGACATTGGGTCGTGGGATGAAGCTGCGAAGGCGAGGAGGCTGATGAGGGAAGGGGGGATGAAGAAGATGGCAGGAGAGAGCTGTGTCGAGGTTGGGGGGCAGGTGCATTGCTTCATCTCCGGAGACGATTCTTGCCCTGAATATCATGGGGCTTTTAGCATTGTCCATGAATTGGATCTCAACATGAGAAAATGTGAACCTATTGACGGAGTTTCGCTTATCGACGTTCACTGA
- the LOC100834851 gene encoding uncharacterized protein LOC100834851: protein MKDHLMLNVDRLMVPEPIEVTGAPKSSSSRDVTAQLPPTSHSFFAVGDSMIPEEEPLLQMLECRICQEEDDIKNLESPCACTGSVKYAHRACVQRWCNEKGDVTCEICHEPYEHGYTAPPRPHPDETTIDISGGWTITGTTFDLRDPRILAVAQNHIMEAEYDDYSATNASTAAFCRSAALVLMALLLLRHALTLTDEDDDDTSAMFSLFLLRAAGFLLPFYIMAWAISILQRRRQRQEAAALAATEVAFILQSGQGRGVHFTIAPDSPATPQHEPQP, encoded by the exons ATGAAGGATCATCTGATGCTCAATGTTGACCGCCTGATGGTGCCTGAACCCATTGAGGTCACTGGAGCACCCAAGAGCTCCTCATCGAGGGACGTCACTGCACAGCTACCCCCTACATCACATTCCTTTTTTGCAGTTGGAGACAGCATGATTCCTGAAGAAGAACCTCTTCTGCAGATGCTGGAGTGTCGTATTTGTCAGGAGGAGGATGACATAAAAAATCTAGAGAGCCCGTGCGCTTGCACTGGCAGTGTAAAG TATGCACATAGGGCTTGTGTACAACGATGGTGCAATGAGAAAGGAGATGTAACATGTGAAATCTGCCATGAG CCTTATGAACATGGGTACACTGCGCCTCCCAGACCCCATCCTGATGAAACTACAATCGATATAAG TGGTGGCTGGACTATTACTGGTACCACATTTGACTTGCGTGATCCTAGGATCCTTGCAGTAGCACAAAATCACATCATGGAAGCTGAATATGATGATTATTCAGCCACAAATGCCAGCACCGCTGCCTTTTGTCGCTCTGCTGCCCTTGTT TTAATGGCTCTCCTATTACTGAGGCATGCATTGACTCTAACTgatgaagacgacgacgataCTTCAGCAATGTTTTCA CTTTTCTTGCTGCGTGCTGCTGGTTTTCTTCTGCCATTCTACATAATGGCTTGGGCGATTAGTATCTTGCAGCGCCGCAGACAACGGCAG GAGGCAGCTGCATTAGCAGCAACAGAGGTGGCATTCATTCTCCAGTCTGGGCAAGGAAGAGGAGTGCATTTCACCATTGCGCCAGATTCTCCTGCCACGCCCCAGCACGAACCACAACCTTGA
- the LOC100835158 gene encoding activating signal cointegrator 1, producing the protein MAAMATSASTSGEWLKGALQELRGQKGSTLDLDADLISGLVSFCELAPPPDAADYLANIVGVEAAEDLIQEYLQRRGYIDPSKGTESLQSSNLQPYLKPSADAATAQAKNQTRTQKDPASSSSQGSKSQSDTAEPRVASKKGAKKKGGKVISLAEAAKGSIVFKQGKPCSCQARQHNLISNCLSCGKIVCEQEGEGPCSFCGALVLMEGSTYAGLSDVGVPSSETEAAAEAYAKRLVDYDRNSAARTKVYDDQSDYFEMEGNSWLSSKEKSDLKKVHEEAQDAADKQKGKVVVTFDLVGRKVILNKDEAGELESDQGIMRPAEEKDQMHRIQPNPTIRDQPVFIETGPVKPRTDRVKQSKKLAQNGLCLEVTGRVQHDDKDSQSFLGGKTKKGDHLTYSSFGQVREGDDYECSLDFD; encoded by the exons atggcggcgatggcgacgtCGGCGAGCACGTCCGGCGAGTGGCTGAAGGGTGCGCTGCAGGAACTGAGGGGTCAGAAGGGGAGCACTCTGGATCTCGACGCCGATCTCATCTCGGGCCTCGTCTCCTTCTGCGAGCTCGCGCCTCCACCCGACGCCGCCGACTACCTCGCG AATATTGTCGGAGTAGAAGCTGCAGAGGACCTCATTCAGGAGTATTTGCAGAGGAGGGGCTACATTGATCCCTCGAAAGGAACTGAAAGCTTGCAGTCATCTAACCTTCAGCCTTATCTAAAGCCATCTGCTGATGCAGCAACTGCCCAAGCAAAGAATCAAACACGTACACAAAAAGATCCAGCATCTTCTTCTAGTCAGGGTTCTAAGAGTCAGTCAGATACTGCAGAGCCCCGAGTTGCCTCCAAGAAAGGTGCAAAAAAGAAGGGAGGAAAGGTCATCTCTCTTGCCGAGGCAGCAAAGGGTTCTATTGTCTTCAAGCAGGGGAAACCTTGTTCATGCCAAGCACGCCAGCACAATCTTATTAGCAACTGTTTATCATGTGGCAAAATTGTGTGTGAACAAGAGGGCGAGGGACCCTGTAGTTTCTGTGGTGCACTTGTCTTAATGGAAGGTAGTACATATGCTGGTTTAAGTGATGTTGGAGTTCCTAGTTCAGAAACAGAAGCTGCAGCTGAAGCTTATGCAAAGAGACTTGTTGACTATGATAGAAACTCTGCAGCAAGGACAAAAGTTtatgatgatcaaagtgacTATTTTGAAATGGAAGGAAATAGTTGGCTCTCATCGAAG GAGAAGTCAGACTTAAAGAAGGTGCACGAGGAAGCTCAGGATGCAGCTGATAAACAAAAAGGGAAAGTGGTTGTCACATTTGATCTGGTCGGCCGTAAG GTAATTTTGAACAAGGATGAAGCCGGTGAGTTGGAATCTGATCAAGGGATCATGAGACCAGCAGAGGAAAAGGATCAGATGCACCGCATACAGCCCAACCCCACGATCAGAGATCAGCCAGTGTTCATTGAAACAGGACCAGTGAAGCCGAGAACCGACAGAGTAAAACAGAGCAAGAAACTTGCGCAGAATGGCTTGTGCCTGGAGGTAACTGGAAGGGTGCAGCACGATGACAAGGACTCCCAGAGCTTTCTTGGTGGCAAAACGAAGAAGGGTGATCACCTTACCTACAGTTCCTTCGGTCAAGTTCGTGAAGGTGATGACTATGAGTGCTCCCTTGATTTTGATTGA
- the LOC100835467 gene encoding uncharacterized protein LOC100835467 isoform X1: protein MACSSSSSPLSLLLLRPLPRIPLIHSRHRKPFPFPRTGRIAASAAARAQQRLLRPRETGRWRRSLRSGGGFVCLSYSNPPPPSNKDSDEWPVLRRWDVPWEWQTVVLTMVGCGVSFALTGLVEQSVLQYAGYKAAGATIDEKAEILFLGQLSVTAVLLGVIFSITNTFRPFPDDIFRYDIKEPFKLRNGWLLWAGIGLFGAVISIALVGAAMTYLNGEPPEREKDSLVLLLPLIGSSTLSTAYLVGITGVLAPILEETVFRGFLMVSLTKWFPTPVCVVFSAAVFAFAHLTPDQFPQLFVLGVALGFTYAQTRNLLAPITIHAFWNSGVILLLTFLQLQGYDIKELLGAS from the exons ATGGCCTgttcgtcgtcttcgtctccgctctctcttcttctcctccggcctCTCCCACGCATACCCCTCATCCATTCCAGGCACAGGAAGCCATTCCCTTTCCCAAGAACTGGCCGCATAGCAGCTTCAGCGGCAGCAAGAGCTCAGCAGCGGTTGCTGCGGCCGCGGGAGACCggccggtggaggagaagCTTGAGGAGCGGAGGAGGCTTCGTGTGCTTATCCTACAGTAACCCGCCCCCGCCTTCCAATAAG GATTCGGATGAGTGGCCTGTCCTTCGCCGGTGGGATGTGCCATGGGAGTGGCAAACCGTTGTGCTCACCATGGTGGGCTGTGGAGTAAG CTTTGCTCTGACAGGATTGGTTGAGCAGTCGGTGTTGCAATACGCAGGGTATAAAGCTGCAGGGGCAACTATAGATGAGAAGGCAGAAATACTCTTTCTCGGGCAACT TAGCGTGACAGCAGTTCTGCTTGGTGTTATATTTAGCATCACCAATACCTTCCGACCATTCCCGGATGATATCTTTCGTTATG ATATTAAAGAACCATTCAAACTAAGAAATGGCTGGCTTCTGTGGGCTGGTATTGGTCTCTTTGGTGCAGTCATTTCCATAGCTCTAGTTGGAGCTGCCATGACCTATCTGAATGGTGAACCTCCAGAGAGAGAG AAGGACTCACTGGTTCTTTTACTGCCACTAATTGGCTCGTCAACTCTCAG CACTGCCTATTTGGTGGGTATTACTGGAGTTCTAGCACCAATTCTGGAGGAGACTGTGTTTCGAGGATTTCTAATGGTGTCCTTGACTAAGTG GTTTCCTACTCCAGTATGTGTGGTGTTCAGTGCTGCTGTATTTGCCTTTGCTCATCTGACTCCTGATCAATTTCCGCAGCTGTTTGTACTTG GTGTTGCACTAGGGTTTACATATGCTCAAACTCGCAATCTTCTAGCTCCTATTACAATACATGCATTTTGGAACTCAGGAGTTATATTACTGCTAACTTTTCTTCAG TTGCAAGGGTATGATATCAAGGAGCTCCTGGGGGCATCTTGA
- the LOC100835467 gene encoding uncharacterized protein LOC100835467 isoform X2 encodes MACSSSSSPLSLLLLRPLPRIPLIHSRHRKPFPFPRTGRIAASAAARAQQRLLRPRETGRWRRSLRSGGGFVCLSYSNPPPPSNKDSDEWPVLRRWDVPWEWQTVVLTMVGCGVSFALTGLVEQSVLQYAGYKAAGATIDEKAEILFLGQLSVTAVLLGVIFSITNTFRPFPDDIFRYVISIALVGAAMTYLNGEPPEREKDSLVLLLPLIGSSTLSTAYLVGITGVLAPILEETVFRGFLMVSLTKWFPTPVCVVFSAAVFAFAHLTPDQFPQLFVLGVALGFTYAQTRNLLAPITIHAFWNSGVILLLTFLQLQGYDIKELLGAS; translated from the exons ATGGCCTgttcgtcgtcttcgtctccgctctctcttcttctcctccggcctCTCCCACGCATACCCCTCATCCATTCCAGGCACAGGAAGCCATTCCCTTTCCCAAGAACTGGCCGCATAGCAGCTTCAGCGGCAGCAAGAGCTCAGCAGCGGTTGCTGCGGCCGCGGGAGACCggccggtggaggagaagCTTGAGGAGCGGAGGAGGCTTCGTGTGCTTATCCTACAGTAACCCGCCCCCGCCTTCCAATAAG GATTCGGATGAGTGGCCTGTCCTTCGCCGGTGGGATGTGCCATGGGAGTGGCAAACCGTTGTGCTCACCATGGTGGGCTGTGGAGTAAG CTTTGCTCTGACAGGATTGGTTGAGCAGTCGGTGTTGCAATACGCAGGGTATAAAGCTGCAGGGGCAACTATAGATGAGAAGGCAGAAATACTCTTTCTCGGGCAACT TAGCGTGACAGCAGTTCTGCTTGGTGTTATATTTAGCATCACCAATACCTTCCGACCATTCCCGGATGATATCTTTCGTTATG TCATTTCCATAGCTCTAGTTGGAGCTGCCATGACCTATCTGAATGGTGAACCTCCAGAGAGAGAG AAGGACTCACTGGTTCTTTTACTGCCACTAATTGGCTCGTCAACTCTCAG CACTGCCTATTTGGTGGGTATTACTGGAGTTCTAGCACCAATTCTGGAGGAGACTGTGTTTCGAGGATTTCTAATGGTGTCCTTGACTAAGTG GTTTCCTACTCCAGTATGTGTGGTGTTCAGTGCTGCTGTATTTGCCTTTGCTCATCTGACTCCTGATCAATTTCCGCAGCTGTTTGTACTTG GTGTTGCACTAGGGTTTACATATGCTCAAACTCGCAATCTTCTAGCTCCTATTACAATACATGCATTTTGGAACTCAGGAGTTATATTACTGCTAACTTTTCTTCAG TTGCAAGGGTATGATATCAAGGAGCTCCTGGGGGCATCTTGA
- the LOC100824629 gene encoding LOW QUALITY PROTEIN: protein FEZ (The sequence of the model RefSeq protein was modified relative to this genomic sequence to represent the inferred CDS: inserted 1 base in 1 codon), whose protein sequence is MDERCDMDKSEEVLLPGFRFHPTDEELVGFYLKRKIQQKPLSIELIRQLDIYKYDPWDLPKLASSGEKEWYFYCPRDRKYRNSARPNRVTGAGFWKATGTDRPIYSSEGTKCIGLKKSLVFYKGRAAKGIKTDWMMHEFRLPSLTDPSLPKIPIDKNIPANDAWAICRIFKKPSSMAQRALSHSWGPQSTAMTEPDLLSALQSIQASHFALEGSSRSAELALPANRFNSQQSFQGRQLQKLNSSENGSSCKVINFNLSPSLTHLSDKDIHSGPIIMPFETQTLQKSSDATSVVLSIAPGIINSIHEASPNTELEQPEECNGYAVDWVMDTDKGIGNSDEDPYTRKAENGYITGNQCGVSRKIKFPFDLGEDSSDDWACSIRCESLTCPXTSPRDVQ, encoded by the exons ATGGATGAGAGATGTGATATGGACAAGTCAGAGGAGGTACTTCTGCCTGGGTTCCGGTTCCATCCCACAGATGAAGAGCTGGTGGGTTTTTATCTCAAGAGAAAGATTCAGCAGAAACCCCTTTCCATTGAGCTCATCAGGCAACTGGACATCTACAAGTATGACCCATGGGATCTCCCAA AGCTTGCAAGTTCTGGCGAGAAAGAATGGTATTTCTACTGCCCAAGGGACCGGAAGTATCGGAATAGTGCTAGACCAAATAGAGTCACAGGAGCTGGATTCTGGAAAGCAACAGGAACAGATAGGCCCATTTACTCTTCTGAGGGAACCAAGTGCATAGGCCTGAAGAAGTCCCTTGTCTTCTATAAAGGGAGAGCGGCTAAAGGGATCAAGACAGATTGGATGATGCATGAGTTCAGGCTTCCTTCACTAACTGATCCATCACTTCCTAAAATACCAATAGACAAAAACATTCCAGCTAAT GATGCATGGGCTATTTGTAGGATATTTAAAAAGCCTAGTTCGATGGCACAAAGAGCGTTATCTCACTCCTGGGGTCCCCAATCAACTGCCATGACAGAGCCAGACCTGTTATCTGCTTTGCAGTCCATACAAGCTTCGCATTTTGCTTTGGAAGGCTCCTCTCGCTCAGCAGAACTTGCACTACCTGCGAATCGGTTCAATAGCCAACAGTCCTTTCAGGGACGACAACTGCAGAAGCTCAACAGTTCAGAAAATGGGTCTTCATGTAAAGTAATAAACTTCAACCTTAGTCCATCTTTAACTCATCTATCAGACAAAGACATCCATAGCGGTCCGATCATCATGCCATTTGAAACACAGACCCTGCAGAAGTCATCGGATGCCACATCCGTGGTTCTCAGCATAGCCCCTGGAATAATCAATAGCATACATGAAGCCTCGCCAAACACCGAGCTTGAACAGCCTGAAGAGTGCAATGGATATGCAGTTGATTGGGTTATGGACACAGACAAAGGAATTGGAAATAGCGATGAAGATCCATATACAAGAAAAGCTGAGAATGGATACATTACTGGCAATCAGTGTGGAGTTTcacgaaaaataaaatttccaTTTGATTTGGGGGAAGATTCTTCAGATGATTGGGCATGTAGCATTCGCTGCGAATCTCTCACTTGCC GAACCTCCCCCAGAGATGTCCAATAG
- the LOC100824936 gene encoding pentatricopeptide repeat-containing protein At1g74600, chloroplastic, protein MPPRLPSPAAITTALSVHLRRLSACTASAAQADAHHLLDEVRHPDHLRRLPSALASFVLSRAVGNTPSHLDFGKALAACVGPGHVAFAEQVYCVAWKDGLTGDAYVCSGMIDLLAKSGRFEDALKAFEDGDRGSAVCWNTVISGAVRNDQDRLAIDMFSDMVRGSCEPNSFTYSGVLSACAMGAELCVGRAVHGLVLRRDPEYDVFVGTSIVNMYAKSGDMIAAMREFWRMPIRNVVSWTTAIAGFVQEEEPVSAVRLLREMVRSGVSMNKYTATSILLACSQMYMIREVSQMHGMIMKKELYLDHAVKEALICTYANIGAIELSETAFEEVGTVSSTRIWSTFISGVSSHSLPRSLQLLMRMFRQGLRPNDRCYASVFSSMDSIEFGRQLHSLVIKDGFVHDVLVGSALSTMYSRGDDLEDSYRVFKEMQERDEVSWTAMVAGFASHGHSVEAFRLFRIMILDGFKPDYVTLSAILSACDKPECLLKGKTIHGHILRVHGEITSISHCLVSMYSKCQEAQTARRIFDATPCKDQVMFSSMISGYSTNGCSAEAMSLFQLMLSTGFQIDRFICSSILSLCADIARPLYGKLLHGHAIKAGILSDLSVSSSLVKLYSKSGNLNDSRKVFDEITSPDLVTWTAIIDGYAQHGSGRDALEMFDLMITLGVKPDTVVLVSVLSACSRNGLVEEGVNYFESMRTIYGVEPMLHHYCCMVDLLGRSGRLQDAKSFIESMPMKADLMVWSTLFAACRVHNDAVLGGFVENKIREDGYDSGSFATLSNILANSGDWEEVARVRKSMDVKKEPGWSMV, encoded by the coding sequence ATGCCTCCACGCCTTCCGTCCCCCGCCGCCATTACCACCGCCCTTTCCGTCCACCTACGCAGGCTCTCAGCCTGTACTGCCTCTGCCGCGCAAGCCGACGCCCACCACCTGCTCGACGAAGTGCGGCACCCGGACCATCTCAGGCGACTCCCGTCCGCGCTCGCAAGTTTCGTCCTCTCGCGCGCTGTGGGGAACACGCCCAGCCATTTGGACTTTGGGAAAGCGCTTGCGGCTTGCGTCGGCCCTGGGCACGTTGCGTTCGCTGAGCAGGTTTACTGCGTCGCCTGGAAGGACGGGCTCACGGGCGACGCCTATGTATGCAGCGGGATGATCGACCTGCTAGCCAAGAGCGGTCGCTTCGAGGACGCGCTCAAGGCGTTCGAGGATGGCGACCGGGGGAGTGCTGTTTGCTGGAACACTGTTATCTCCGGGGCGGTGCGGAACGACCAAGACAGGCTTGCCATTGATATGTTCAGTGATATGGTACGGGGCTCCTGTGAACCGAACTCGTTCACTTACTCTGGGGTTCTTAGTGCCTGTGCAATGGGTGCTGAGCTGTGTGTCGGGAGGGCGGTGCATGGCTTGGTGCTTCGGCGTGATCCTGAGTATGATGTGTTTGTTGGAACGTCTATTGTTAATATGTATGCAAAATCGGGTGATATGATTGCTGCCATGAGGGAGTTTTGGAGGATGCCAATCCGAAATGTGGTTTCCTGGACCACCGCGATAGCTGGTTTcgtgcaggaggaggaaccagTAAGTGCTGTTCGGCTGCTCAGGGAAATGGTGCGGAGCGGCGTATCAATGAATAAATACACAGCCACTAGCATCTTGCTCGCGTGCTCCCAGATGTATATGATACGAGAGGTTAGCCAGATGCATGGCATGATCATGAAGAAGGAGCTGTACTTGGATCACGCTGTCAAGGAGGCTCTTATCTGCACGTATGCTAACATTGGGGCTATTGAGTTGTCTGAGACAGCGTTTGAAGAAGTTGGCACAGTAAGCAGCACACGTATCTGGTCGACTTTCATATCTGGGGTTAGTAGCCACAGCTTACCGAGATCACTTCAGCTGTTAATGAGGATGTTTCGTCAGGGCCTAAGACCAAATGACAGATGCTATGCTTCTGTTTTCAGTTCCATGGACTCAATTGAGTTTGGCAGACAACTGCATTCGTTGGTTATAAAAGATGGGTTTGTTCATGATGTTCTTGTGGGCAGTGCACTCTCCACCATGTACTCTAGAGGTGATGATTTGGAAGACAGCTACAGGGTCTTCAAAGAGATGCAGGAAAGGGATGAAGTCTCATGGACAGCAATGGTTGCTGGTTTTGCATCGCATGGTCATTCTGTTGAGGCATTCCGATTGTTTAGGATTATGATTCTTGATGGTTTTAAGCCTGACTATGTGACGCTATCTGCCATTCTTTCAGCTTGTGACAAACCAGAATGCTTGCTTAAAGGGAAGACAATTCATGGACACATTCTTCGTGTCCATGGAGAAATCACATCCATTAGCCATTGTTTGGTTTCCATGTATTCCAAATGTCAAGAAGCACAAACAGCCAGAAGAATTTTTGATGCAACTCCATGCAAAGATCAGGTCATGTTCTCTTCAATGATATCTGGATACTCTACAAATGGTTGCAGTGCTGAGGCAATGTCACTATTTCAGCTCATGCTGTCAACTGGTTTTCAGATAGATAGGTTTATATGTTCGTCTATTCTTAGCCTATGTGCTGACATAGCAAGACCGCTCTATGGTAAATTATTGCATGGGCATGCAATTAAAGCAGGCATACTCTCCGATCTATCAGTAAGCAGTTCACTCGTGAAGTTGTACTCCAAAAGTGGCAACCTGAATGATTCTCGTAAAGTTTTTGATGAAATTACTTCCCCAGATTTAGTTACATGGACAGCTATAATTGATGGATACGCTCAACATGGAAGTGGTCGGGATGCTTTGGAGATGTTCGATTTGATGATTACGCTTGGAGTAAAACCAGATACTGTTGTATTAGTGAGTGTTTTATCTGCTTGCAGTCGCAATGGTTTGGTTGAAGAAGGCGTTAACTATTTTGAATCTATGAGAACAATTTATGGGGTTGAGCCAATGTTACATCACTACTGTTGTATGGTTGATTTACTTGGTCGATCTGGGAGGCTTCAAGATGCAAAGAGTTTTATTGAGAGTATGCCTATGAAGGCTGACTTGATGGTATGGAGCACACTCTTTGCTGCTTGCAGAGTTCATAATGATGCTGTACTTGGAGGATTCGTAGAAAATAAGATTCGTGAAGATGGTTACGATTCAGGCTCTTTTGCAACTCTGTCGAACATTCTTGCAAATTCTGGAGACTGGGAGGAAGTAGCGAGAGTCAGAAAATCAATGGATGTCAAGAAAGAGCCTGGATGGAGTATGGTGTAA